The Puntigrus tetrazona isolate hp1 chromosome 19, ASM1883169v1, whole genome shotgun sequence genome has a segment encoding these proteins:
- the irx4b gene encoding iroquois-class homeodomain protein IRX-4b isoform X2, protein MSFTQFGYSYPAASQLLMSSNALSSCYESSSSLLDSGVAASPQNSLYCPVYESRLVASSRHDLIPTAVYGNSCSKSHSYDTCSTYVPDSTSYYPLGKLGEKDGVGTGHSRVTQSSTYYPYDYPIGQYQYDRYGYGSVDVGTRRKNATRETTSTLKAWLQEHKKNPYPTKGEKIMLAIITKMTLTQVSTWFANARRRLKKENKMTWSPRNKTSDEKECDDDQEDLDELHGEPIKTEQEFNAPDNHGKDDADQLHSDLEDFDLVESDGSECESKPSFVARVRSETSACPDNRFEEAFHESVTELPTDVREFNEDRLRLAAEDNQTAKFYLQQGQKTIGIKPKIWSLAQTATSLNQADYSSCMHKGTSCSSSNCDSDTDVTKRKQESPVATLRNWVDGVFHDPLFRHTDLNQTFSSSTELWTEGISSQNNYHKHSGPITASQHTS, encoded by the exons ATGTCATTTACACAGTTTGGCTATTCCTATCCCGCAGCATCACAG CTTTTAATGTCTTCTAACGCTCTGAGCTCCTGCTATGAGTCTAGTAGCTCACTGCTGGACTCTGGAGTGGCAGCTTCTCCTCAAAACTCTCTTTATTGTCCGGTATATGAAAGTAGGCTTGTGGCCTCCAGCCGGCATGACCTGATCCCTACTGCTGTCTATGGCAACTCCTGCTCAAAGAGTCACAGTTACGATACCTGCAGCACTTATGTGCCAGATTCAACCTCATACTATCCACTG GGTAAACTCGGTGAGAAAGATGGAGTGGGAACAGGACATTCAAGAGTCACCCAAAGCTCAACATACTACCCTTACGACTACCCAATTGGACAGTACCAGTATGACAGATATGG GTATGGATCTGTAGATGTGGGCACGAGAAGAAAAAATGCCACCAGAGAGACCACCAGCACACTGAAAGCGTGGCTGCAGGAGCATAAGAAGAACCCGTATCCCACCAAGGGCGAGAAGATCATGCTGGCCATCATCACTAAGATGACCCTCACGCAGGTGTCCACCTGGTTCGCCAACGCGCGCCGGAGACTCAAGAAGGAAAACAAGATGACTTGGTCACCGCGCAACAAGACCTCAGATGAGAAAGAGTGTGACGATGACCAAGAAGATCTGGATGAGTTGCACGGGGAGCCGATAAAAACCGAGCAAGAATTCAACG CTCCAGACAACCACGGGAAGGATGATGCGGATCAACTTCACAGCGATCTGGAAGATTTCGATCTAGTGGAGTCGGATGGCTCGGAGTGCGAGTCGAAGCCATCCTTCGTCGCTCGCGTCCGTTCAGAGACCAGCGCGTGTCCAGATAACCGGTTTGAAGAGGCGTTCCACGAATCCGTCACCGAGCTCCCGACAGATGTCCGCGAATTTAACGAAGACCGATTAAGACTTGCCGCTGAAGACAACCAGACAGCGAAGTTCTACCTTCAACAAGGCCAAAAGACCATTGGGATCAAGCCAAAAATCTGGTCGCTTGCGCAGACTGCTACGTCGCTAAACCAAGCCGATTACTCATCGTGCATGCATAAAGGAACTTCGTGCTCTTCCTCAAACTGTGACTCAGACACAGACGTAACAAAGAGGAAACAAGAGTCTCCAGTGGCCACTCTTAGAAACTGGGTTGACGGTGTGTTTCACGATCCTTTATTCAGGCACACCGACTTAAACCAAACGTTCAGCAGCTCCACAGAATTATGGACCGAAGGCATTTCCTCGCAGAATAACTACCATAAACACTCAGGACCTATTACTGCTTCTCAACATACTTCATAA
- the irx4b gene encoding iroquois-class homeodomain protein IRX-4b isoform X1, which produces MSFTQFGYSYPAASQLLMSSNALSSCYESSSSLLDSGVAASPQNSLYCPVYESRLVASSRHDLIPTAVYGNSCSKSHSYDTCSTYVPDSTSYYPLGKLGEKDGVGTGHSRVTQSSTYYPYDYPIGQYQYDRYGRVFRYGSVDVGTRRKNATRETTSTLKAWLQEHKKNPYPTKGEKIMLAIITKMTLTQVSTWFANARRRLKKENKMTWSPRNKTSDEKECDDDQEDLDELHGEPIKTEQEFNAPDNHGKDDADQLHSDLEDFDLVESDGSECESKPSFVARVRSETSACPDNRFEEAFHESVTELPTDVREFNEDRLRLAAEDNQTAKFYLQQGQKTIGIKPKIWSLAQTATSLNQADYSSCMHKGTSCSSSNCDSDTDVTKRKQESPVATLRNWVDGVFHDPLFRHTDLNQTFSSSTELWTEGISSQNNYHKHSGPITASQHTS; this is translated from the exons ATGTCATTTACACAGTTTGGCTATTCCTATCCCGCAGCATCACAG CTTTTAATGTCTTCTAACGCTCTGAGCTCCTGCTATGAGTCTAGTAGCTCACTGCTGGACTCTGGAGTGGCAGCTTCTCCTCAAAACTCTCTTTATTGTCCGGTATATGAAAGTAGGCTTGTGGCCTCCAGCCGGCATGACCTGATCCCTACTGCTGTCTATGGCAACTCCTGCTCAAAGAGTCACAGTTACGATACCTGCAGCACTTATGTGCCAGATTCAACCTCATACTATCCACTG GGTAAACTCGGTGAGAAAGATGGAGTGGGAACAGGACATTCAAGAGTCACCCAAAGCTCAACATACTACCCTTACGACTACCCAATTGGACAGTACCAGTATGACAGATATGG ACGTGTTTTTAGGTATGGATCTGTAGATGTGGGCACGAGAAGAAAAAATGCCACCAGAGAGACCACCAGCACACTGAAAGCGTGGCTGCAGGAGCATAAGAAGAACCCGTATCCCACCAAGGGCGAGAAGATCATGCTGGCCATCATCACTAAGATGACCCTCACGCAGGTGTCCACCTGGTTCGCCAACGCGCGCCGGAGACTCAAGAAGGAAAACAAGATGACTTGGTCACCGCGCAACAAGACCTCAGATGAGAAAGAGTGTGACGATGACCAAGAAGATCTGGATGAGTTGCACGGGGAGCCGATAAAAACCGAGCAAGAATTCAACG CTCCAGACAACCACGGGAAGGATGATGCGGATCAACTTCACAGCGATCTGGAAGATTTCGATCTAGTGGAGTCGGATGGCTCGGAGTGCGAGTCGAAGCCATCCTTCGTCGCTCGCGTCCGTTCAGAGACCAGCGCGTGTCCAGATAACCGGTTTGAAGAGGCGTTCCACGAATCCGTCACCGAGCTCCCGACAGATGTCCGCGAATTTAACGAAGACCGATTAAGACTTGCCGCTGAAGACAACCAGACAGCGAAGTTCTACCTTCAACAAGGCCAAAAGACCATTGGGATCAAGCCAAAAATCTGGTCGCTTGCGCAGACTGCTACGTCGCTAAACCAAGCCGATTACTCATCGTGCATGCATAAAGGAACTTCGTGCTCTTCCTCAAACTGTGACTCAGACACAGACGTAACAAAGAGGAAACAAGAGTCTCCAGTGGCCACTCTTAGAAACTGGGTTGACGGTGTGTTTCACGATCCTTTATTCAGGCACACCGACTTAAACCAAACGTTCAGCAGCTCCACAGAATTATGGACCGAAGGCATTTCCTCGCAGAATAACTACCATAAACACTCAGGACCTATTACTGCTTCTCAACATACTTCATAA
- the ndufs6 gene encoding NADH dehydrogenase [ubiquinone] iron-sulfur protein 6, mitochondrial, with protein MAASLSRVLSFGKNTKALLSGLRLSAAPAQRYSVQVSDYGEKITHTGQVYDENDVRRVRFVGRQKEVNENFAISLVAEEPVTHTESRVVSCDGGGGALGHPKVYINLDKETKVGTCGYCGLQFKQTHHH; from the exons ATGGCAGCCTCCCTTTCCAGGGTCTTGTCCTTCGGTAAAAACACGAAGGCTTTGCTCAGCGGCTTGAGGTTGTCTGCAGCTCCAGCACAACGATACAGCGTTCAAGTTTCAGATTATGGAGAAAAAATCACCCACACGGGACAG GTCTATGACGAAAATGATGTGAGAAGAGTTAGGTTCGTCGGCAGGCAAAAAGAG GTGAATGAGAACTTTGCAATCAGCTTGGTTGCCGAGGAACCGGTGACAcacacagagtccagagtgGTGTCCTGTGATGGAGGCGGAGGGGCTCTGGGACACCCCAAAGTTTACATCAACTTG GACAAGGAAACCAAAGTGGGCACGTGTGGATACTGTGGGCTCCAGTTTAAGCAGACGCATCATCACTGA
- the mrpl36 gene encoding 39S ribosomal protein L36, mitochondrial isoform X1, producing MVLDKSFAYFSVLSAFLGLDTMAPLLLPCLVGSLTRQLGRVAGCAALGSLPSVGAQRCLSTITAAAARFRGVVHPAYEPHAPFLSLLLGQSQQLLRVQPAAGMKTKTALKRRCKDCFFVRRRGRLFVFCKSHPKHKQRQG from the exons ATGGTTTTGGATAAATCGTTTGCTTATTTTAGCGTTCTGTCTGCATTTCTAG GTCTTGACACCATGGCGCCGCTGCTGCTCCCCTGTCTTGTTGGTTCCTTGACGAGACAGTTGGGCCGAGTCGCCGGATGCGCTGCTCTCGGCTCCTTACCTTCAGTAGGTGCACAGAGATGCCTCTCCACCATCACGGCTGCAGCGGCACGCTTCAGAGGAGTCGTGCACCCGGCGTATGAGCCACACGCGCCGTTCCTCTCACTGCTGCTTGGACAGTCCCAGCAGCTCCTGCGCGTTCAACCGGCCGCTGGCATGAAGACTAAAACCGCTCTCAAAAGACGCTGCAAAGACTGCTTTTTCGTCCGCCGCCGCGGaaggctgtttgttttttgcaaatcCCACCCCAAACACAAGCAGCGGCAGGGGTGA
- the mrpl36 gene encoding 39S ribosomal protein L36, mitochondrial isoform X2 produces MAPLLLPCLVGSLTRQLGRVAGCAALGSLPSVGAQRCLSTITAAAARFRGVVHPAYEPHAPFLSLLLGQSQQLLRVQPAAGMKTKTALKRRCKDCFFVRRRGRLFVFCKSHPKHKQRQG; encoded by the coding sequence ATGGCGCCGCTGCTGCTCCCCTGTCTTGTTGGTTCCTTGACGAGACAGTTGGGCCGAGTCGCCGGATGCGCTGCTCTCGGCTCCTTACCTTCAGTAGGTGCACAGAGATGCCTCTCCACCATCACGGCTGCAGCGGCACGCTTCAGAGGAGTCGTGCACCCGGCGTATGAGCCACACGCGCCGTTCCTCTCACTGCTGCTTGGACAGTCCCAGCAGCTCCTGCGCGTTCAACCGGCCGCTGGCATGAAGACTAAAACCGCTCTCAAAAGACGCTGCAAAGACTGCTTTTTCGTCCGCCGCCGCGGaaggctgtttgttttttgcaaatcCCACCCCAAACACAAGCAGCGGCAGGGGTGA